The genomic stretch taataataataataataagaagaagaagaagaataataagaataagaataataataaattattattattattattattattattattattattattattattattattatagtcaGAGCATATAAATTGGATCAATATAATCTTTCAAAGATTTTCAAAGATTATTATCAGTAGCCTAGGTGCTTTTAAGTCATCTCACTTCTCTAAATCATAATGAATAGGCTATATTTCTAAATATGAATGTGTTGGTGCAATGCTTGAAAAGACAATCTTGTAAACTCTTGTCACTGtttaaatttacatttcaatGTGCTTTCTGTTTAGGAGTGGCTGGTTGAAATAAGAAACACCATTTTCCTGCTTACATCAGCACTGCACCAAAACGGACAGTTCCATTTTAAGAATCCCACCCTGCCCTTATACAAAGAGGTTAACATTTTTGTAGGTAATTCACCATTTCAAAACCATGATTATggaacatttaaaatgcatgacATGGGCGTGGACATAATTTAGCTATATCAATTTTTAAAGATAAATATCTTGTTTAACCAAATTATCGGCAGCGTGTCAGGCTCCAGGTTAGCATCAGACCACGTTAATTATTGATTGGGCCGGCCCTACTATATAAAGAAGAGACAGAGGGTGttcttcgctctctctctcctcaaacGACAAGATGAGTTACAGATCTGAAATCCACTCTGCTTCTTCCTACCGGAAGGTTTTCGGGGACGCCCCACGCTATTCAGCCTCTCCATCTCGGATGAGCGGTGGCTCGCGAAGTGCATTCTCATCTGGTGGCTATAGATCCCAGTCTCTCTCCCGTACCGGCGGCTCATCCCTGGGATCTTACAGGAGATCCGGACGGTCCTCTGAGGGCTTTGATCTTGGCCAGAGCGCGGTTCTCAACAATGAGTTTAAAATCATCCGCACCAATGAAAAGGAACAGATGCAGGGTCTCAACGACCGTTTCGCTATGTTCATCGAGAAAGTGCGAAATCTTGAGCAGCAGAACAAAATTCTGGAAACCGAACTGGTGGCGTTGCGACAGAAGCAGTCGGAACCCTCCCGCCTTGCGGACCTGTACCAGCAGGAACTCCGGGAGCTCCGTTCTCAATTGGAAGAAGTAAACGGCGAGAAATCCCAGGCTTTGCTTGAAAGGGACAACATTGACGAGGAGCTGCAGAAACTTAGGTCCAAGTATGAAGAGGAGATAAGGGCTCGAGATGAGGCCGAGCAAACCCTGAAGGCTTTCAAGAAGGACGTGGACGACGCCACCATGGTTAGACTGGACCTGGAGAAGAAAGTGGAGTCTCTCCTGGACGAGATCAATTTCTTGAGGAAGGTGCACGAGGAAGAAGTGACGGAGCTAATGAGCATGATCCAGGCTTCCCAGGTGTCTGTTGAGATGGAGGTATCCAAACCGGATCTCACCTCCGCGCTGAAGGAGATCAGAGGCCAGT from Conger conger chromosome 2, fConCon1.1, whole genome shotgun sequence encodes the following:
- the inab gene encoding internexin neuronal intermediate filament protein, alpha b, whose amino-acid sequence is MSYRSEIHSASSYRKVFGDAPRYSASPSRMSGGSRSAFSSGGYRSQSLSRTGGSSLGSYRRSGRSSEGFDLGQSAVLNNEFKIIRTNEKEQMQGLNDRFAMFIEKVRNLEQQNKILETELVALRQKQSEPSRLADLYQQELRELRSQLEEVNGEKSQALLERDNIDEELQKLRSKYEEEIRARDEAEQTLKAFKKDVDDATMVRLDLEKKVESLLDEINFLRKVHEEEVTELMSMIQASQVSVEMEVSKPDLTSALKEIRGQYESMSSQNLQSAEEWYKTKFADMSDQASKSNEVIRASREEMNEFRRQLQSRTIEIESLKGTNESLERQLQEMEDRHNNEIITYQDTVGQLEDELRATKTEMARHLREYQDLLNVKMALDIEIAAYRKLLEGEETRLSTGITYPTQSSGPSLSYGFQTRMYTTSSSSSSSAKSGKKEEKAEEPRSKPPAKAVAARETFEEIIEETTISTKKVEKNEPGDVYSAGPKN